A window of the Eremothecium cymbalariae DBVPG#7215 chromosome 5, complete sequence genome harbors these coding sequences:
- the RPA34 gene encoding DNA-directed RNA polymerase I subunit RPA34 (similar to Ashbya gossypii ACR243W), with amino-acid sequence MTKLSKESVSNLSDEEQEVKDVFQIPRGYKQCQHLNKFNKPSKADKKEVWLLKVPKSLDISKLKTLPIDFTGDAPSELSLGDRKYLLREDLLQEDQQAQDSKGNKFSIMVPNNEDNLTVDCKLSIAKFFNVSEAVDIPAIQYDQIRTPRQDVLKVTGLKMRHFATGYNAEDFDIDEEKRLSDGEPPTKKYKKSHEGKKEKKEKKEKKHKEKKEKKDKRDKKDDKAKKEKRTKH; translated from the coding sequence aTGACTAAGTTATCTAAAGAATCTGTTAGCAATCTGTCGGATGAGGAACAGGAAGTCAAGGATGTTTTCCAAATTCCTAGAGGCTATAAACAATGTCAACACCTCAATAAGTTCAATAAGCCAAGTAAAGCTGACAAGAAGGAAGTTTGGTTGCTGAAGGTGCCCAAATCTTTGGATATTTCTAAACTTAAGACATTGCCTATCGATTTTACAGGAGATGCTCCAAGCGAGTTGTCATTAGGTGACAGAAAATACCTTTTAAGAGAAGACCTACTACAAGAGGATCAACAGGCGCAAGATTCCAAGGGCAACAAGTTTTCAATTATGGTTCCCAATAATGAGGATAACTTGACTGTTGATTGTAAACTAAGTATTGCAAAGTTTTTCAATGTGAGTGAGGCAGTAGATATTCCTGCTATTCAATACGATCAAATCAGGACTCCCAGGCAAGATGTCTTAAAGGTAACTGGTTTAAAAATGAGACATTTCGCAACTGGGTACAATGCagaagattttgatatcGATGAGGAGAAACGGTTATCTGATGGCGAACCACCTACGAAGAAGTATAAGAAGTCACACGAAGGcaagaaggagaagaaggagaagaaggagaagaagcataaggagaagaaagagaagaaagatAAAAGAGACAAAAAGGATGACAAGGCTaagaaagagaagaggACAAAGCATTAA
- the TFA2 gene encoding transcription factor TFIIE subunit TFA2 (similar to Ashbya gossypii ACR244C), with protein sequence MSNDLLANLNAFKSKIKTAPVISTRKVVNQEPAVNNSGLEGIKPVKREDSKDYDDKQDQAQQSSTKKLKLGSVPLQKSASPAGSDSGRLDSTHLSTKMLIATEYIQERAEPVPIDQIESYLSLPKGNTVIPMLKGLAKFKFDPKKDTLQYVSIYDVHSAEELLKLTRTQVTFKGISCKELKDGWLQCFDVIDELEKKHRILVSRTKKDNSPRFVWYNFGGALGHIEEDFVKMWQNCKLPQRSELPRKLQDLGLKPASVDPATVKKQGSTRVEVKKRKQRKGKITNTHMAGILKDYSDRV encoded by the coding sequence ATGAGCAACGATCTATTGGCAAATTTAAATGCTTTTAAAAGCAAAATCAAGACAGCTCCTGTGATTTCAACAAGAAAGGTTGTCAATCAGGAGCCGGCAGTTAATAATAGTGGGTTGGAAGGCATTAAGCCAGTTAAAAGAGAAGATTCAAAGGATTATGATGATAAGCAAGATCAGGCACAACAATCATCTACTAAGAAGCTAAAACTAGGGAGTGTGCCGCTGCAGAAGTCAGCCAGCCCAGCTGGTAGCGACAGTGGTCGATTGGATTCGACGCATCTTTCTACGAAGATGCTTATAGCCACAGaatatattcaagaaaGAGCGGAGCCGGTTCCAATAGATCAAATTGAGTCGTATTTATCGTTACCCAAGGGCAACACTGTGATTCCGATGCTTAAAGGCCTAGCTAAATTCAAGTTTGATCCCAAGAAAGACACATTGCAATATGTCTCCATTTATGACGTCCATTCTGCGGAGGAGCTATTAAAGTTGACCCGTACTCAGGTTACCTTTAAAGGTATATCTTGCAAGGAATTGAAGGATGGTTGGCTCCAGTGTTTTGATGTGATAGATGAATTGGAGAAGAAGCATAGGATCCTTGTTTCTCGGACCAAGAAGGACAATTCTCCAAGATTTGTGTGGTACAACTTTGGAGGTGCTTTAGGacatattgaagaagattttgTAAAGATGTGGCAGAATTGTAAGTTGCCACAACGATCAGAATTACCAAGGAAGTTGCAAGATTTAGGATTGAAACCTGCGAGTGTGGATCCTGCTACTGTGAAGAAGCAAGGATCCACTAGAGTCGAGGTTAAAAAGCGGAAACAAAGAAAGGGAAAGATTACCAACACTCATATGGCTGGCATCTTAAAAGACTATTCCGACAGAGTTTGA
- the SMT1 gene encoding Smt1p (similar to Ashbya gossypii ACR245C), with protein sequence MKRYFSILRVVAANVKKGKTPELDIKSTLKYLSQNRSALSLFNSRNQQHEERIVELLNDGLPDVSKQERNIMTHYEVLMYRLRDMVEHNMHLKPLKDRILECGHDSGALYRLIWEQALYHEDGLKPQDFYRIVMRPGFSTAHVKELMSTTNELPKYPLDFSVILCNKSKRHEYYAEWRDKWIENYEKLAVISQRLVWRVALSVGGIDEVKKCLDLLVGQDKITQTVMLHQVLYLKAHLLPPTLLDVPLTRNQLLFCTCVKMLSKWSDNYAQARKLNAKLVRSSLKNRLSEDVPQSGNETIGNYSTTNPNIPIFQYQLMQCMGDLLTTIVNDPKATISLQKEADSLLKQLHEEQKLIQSEMLLQFL encoded by the coding sequence ATGAAGAGATATTTCAGCATTCTGAGGGTAGTTGCAGCTAATGTGAAGAAGGGCAAGACGCCGGAGTTGGATATAAAGTCGACTTTAAAGTATTTATCACAAAATCGGAGCGCTCTTTCTTTATTCAACTCACGTAATCAGCAGCACGAAGAACGCATTGTtgaattgttgaatgaCGGCTTACCTGATGTCTCCAAGCAAGAGCGGAATATCATGACACATTATGAAGTGCTGATGTACAGGTTGCGAGATATGGTAGAGCATAACATGCATCTTAAGCCATTGAAGGATAGGATTCTTGAATGTGGACATGACAGCGGGGCGCTATATAGGTTAATTTGGGAGCAGGCACTCTATCATGAGGACGGGCTAAAACCTCAAGATTTTTACAGGATAGTTATGAGACCAGGGTTTTCGACTGCACATGTGAAGGAGCTTATGTCGACGACTAATGAGCTTCCTAAATATCCATTAGATTTTTCAGTGATATTGTGCAATAAAAGCAAGAGGCATGAATATTATGCTGAATGGAGGGACAAATGGATTGAAAATTATGAGAAATTGGCTGTTATATCTCAGAGATTAGTTTGGCGTGTGGCACTTTCCGTTGGCGGTATTGATGAGGTTAAAAAGTGTCTCGACCTACTAGTTGGGCAAGATAAGATCACTCAGACAGTTATGCTTCATCAAGTTTTGTACCTCAAGGCTCACCTTTTACCTCCTACGTTGCTCGATGTTCCTCTAACAAGAAATCAACTACTTTTCTGCACCTGTGTAAAAATGCTTTCGAAGTGGTCCGATAACTACGCCCAAGCACGGAAATTAAACGCAAAATTGGTCAGATCGAGCCTTAAAAACAGACTATCGGAAGATGTTCCGCAAAGCGGTAATGAAACGATTGGTAACTATTCTACCACTAATCCAAATATACCCATCTTTCAATACCAACTTATGCAATGCATGGGTGATCTTTTAACAACCATCGTCAACGATCCGAAGGCCACCATCTCTCTACAAAAGGAAGCAGATTCCCTTCTAAAACAACTTCATGAAGAACAAAAGCTAATCCAATCGGAAATGCTTCTGCAATTTTTATAA
- the IDS2 gene encoding Ids2p (similar to Ashbya gossypii ACR246W) has protein sequence MVVSRPTTPELTKELNIPKDVASAMRKSLSYDFLNVNNSNEQASPIGTPRVDTSMSCTTGTGVSNVRVRGPLSVMSSDNASNDVSPDYQLWNHHITNASPSVSTTTTYNNVLEILQDWDFSGNSSGNHKDVQRRGSIEDVLKVRHWLNPRSSFSAASVNEPELYPPMSDKSSSANLSLSSIPAAERRCWVTFISDMSDLKPIITLHQSLIASQSKYKLLVLYSLENHGITEYLQPYNISCLGIHPLKPIVPNELSANITYTREWSVLSMWNELYDKFDLLVYLSPYSVVLSNVDELLDLSDEIDNETCVLIINGTKVPSLMSFKPHTEVAMVLEEFVTIYGQDWDKLAKLNSMDDWSILDTLFASSTSKIGEQYGLDVRKIDLKEPQKVKVLDFNESKPWLKNSDDLNDYDKLWWEVWDKLDT, from the coding sequence ATGGTTGTTTCAAGACCAACTACCCCGGAGTTGACCAAGGAATTAAACATCCCAAAGGATGTTGCTAGCGCTATGAGGAAGTCATTATCCTATGACTTCCTAAATGTGAACAACAGCAACGAGCAGGCAAGTCCTATTGGGACACCTCGAGTTGACACTTCTATGTCGTGTACTACAGGGACGGGGGTTAGCAATGTAAGAGTGAGGGGTCCGCTAAGTGTGATGAGCTCTGATAATGCTTCAAACGATGTCTCTCCTGATTATCAGCTTTGGAATCATCACATAACCAATGCAAGTCCTTCGGTATCTACAACAACGACTTATAACAATGTTCTCGAGATATTGCAGGACTGGGATTTCTCTGGAAACTCGTCGGGCAACCATAAAGACGTGCAGAGACGTGGGTCTATTGAAGATGTTCTAAAGGTTAGACATTGGTTGAATCCCCGGTCGTCCTTTTCCGCTGCTTCTGTAAACGAACCGGAATTATACCCTCCTATGTCTGATAAAAGTTCGTCTGCAAACTTATCTCTTTCTTCCATTCCGGCGGCAGAAAGAAGGTGTTGGGTAACTTTTATCTCTGATATGTCTGACTTGAAACCAATAATTACATTACATCAGTCATTAATTGCAAGCCAGTCAAAGTACAAGCTTCTAGTTCTCTATAGTCTAGAAAACCATGGTATCACTGAGTATTTGCAGCCGTACAATATCTCATGTTTGGGGATACACCCTTTGAAACCTATTGTCCCAAATGAGCTGTCGGCTAATATAACGTACACTCGAGAGTGGTCTGTATTATCCATGTGGAATGAATTATATGATAAGTTTGACTTGCTTGTGTATTTATCCCCTTACTCTGTGGTTTTATCTAATGTTGACGAATTATTGGATTTAAGTGATGAAATAGACAATGAGACATGtgtgttaataataaatggtACCAAAGTACCGTCATTAATGTCCTTCAAACCACATACTGAGGTAGCGATGGttcttgaagaatttgtaACTATATATGGGCAGGATTGGGATAAATTGGCGAAATTAAATTCTATGGATGACTGGAGCATCTTAGACACCTTGTTTGCCTCATCCACTAGCAAGATTGGAGAGCAATATGGTTTAGATGTCCGAAAAATAGATCTAAAAGAACCACAAAAGGTAAAGGTGCTTGATTTCAATGAATCAAAGCCTTGGTTAAAAAATAGTGATGATCTTAATGATTATGATAAATTATGGTGGGAGGTATGGGATAAACTTGATACGTAG
- the SFH5 gene encoding Sfh5p (similar to Ashbya gossypii ACR247W) gives MKFPNDKARETFEKILADLPTIISEQCDNYDELYGYKLIKGTSEETEKYYYEKYASALVYKFAKAHNFEYDVVVKRLVDTLNWRKEFKPLRAGFVEDHDSLFSETGIITNYPNGEPNLKVLTWNMYGRLTKKKGLLKDNEKFIRYRIGLMERGLQLLDFVDEENNYMTQIHDYEDVSLFGYDHDVKKCAKTIVDMFQAYYPEMLYAKYFVNVPLVMGWIYDLVKSFVPEETRRKFVVLNSGKKLGQYIKNVPTQYGGKTQLNLEEDLVDQVKPTDYALYLLQKDMVEDLD, from the coding sequence ATGAAGTTCCCTAACGATAAGGCTCGTGAAACCTTCGAGAAGATCTTGGCTGACCTTCCAACGATAATTAGCGAACAATGCGACAATTATGATGAGCTGTACGGTTATAAGTTGATAAAAGGGACttcagaagaaacagaaaaataCTACTATGAAAAGTATGCTTCCGCACTCGTTTACAAGTTTGCTAAGGCTCACAACTTTGAATACGATGTTGTGGTGAAGCGACTCGTCGATACATTGAATTGGCGTAAGGAATTCAAACCGTTAAGGGCTGGTTTTGTAGAGGATCACGATTCTTTATTCAGTGAAACTGGTATCATCACTAATTATCCAAATGGAGAGCCAAATCTTAAGGTGCTTACTTGGAACATGTATGGACGGTTGACTAAAAAAAAGGGCCTGCTTAAAGACAATGAGAAGTTCATCAGATACCGAATTGGGTTGATGGAACGTGGCTTGCAGTTATTGGACTTTGTTGACGAAGAAAACAACTACATGACACAGATCCACGACTATGAAGACGTGTCGCTATTTGGCTATGATCATGATGTCAAGAAGTGTGCAAAAACTATCGTGGATATGTTCCAAGCTTACTATCCTGAAATGTTATATGCTAAATACTTTGTCAATGTACCGCTAGTGATGGGTTGGATTTACGACTTAGTCAAGAGCTTTGTTCCAGAGGAAACTAGAAGAAAGTTTGTTGTTCTAAACAGCGGTAAAAAACTAGGCCAGTATATCAAAAATGTGCCCACGCAGTATGGGGGAAAAACGCAACTTAATTTGGAGGAAGATTTAGTGGACCAAGTTAAACCTACTGATTACGCTCTTTACTTACTGCAGAAGGACATGGTTGAAGACTTGGACTGa
- a CDS encoding uncharacterized protein (similar to Ashbya gossypii ACR247C-A): MCNDTEIKHRKGETIITTTNRIRVLTAIQPMLAGLDTSMNRTENISRSRASVGRIPKHRRSKDGQNMRCRIGGRQNERSYRDSIPRQGVLIDETLDHLAMQQGTNGIFYIIELTAPNGAAGDVSMLRYGEEEPQTGTGGNMTGNQHNCYS, from the coding sequence ATGTGTAATGACACAGAAATCAAACATCGGAAGGGGGAAACGATAATCACTACTACCAACAGAATAAGGGTTTTAACAGCAATACAGCCAATGCTTGCAGGGCTTGATACGAGCATGAATCGCACAGAGAATATCAGCAGAAGCAGAGCGTCAGTAGGTAGGATTCCAAAGCATAGAAGGAGTAAAGATGGACAGAATATGCGGTGTCGGATTGGGGGTAGACAAAATGAGCGGTCTTATAGGGATAGCATACCCAGGCAAGGCGTACTGATAGATGAAACATTGGATCATTTGGCAATGCAACAAGGAACCAATGGAATTTTCTATATAATAGAACTTACTGCACCAAATGGAGCTGCGGGGGATGTTTCTATGCTTAGATACGGTGAGGAAGAGCCGCAGACTGGGACTGGGGGAAATATGACGGGAAATCAGCATAACTGCTATAGTTAA
- the TIM17 gene encoding protein transporter TIM17 (similar to Ashbya gossypii ACR248W), giving the protein MSADHSRDPCPIVILNDFGGAFAMGVIGGCVWHGIKGFRNSPLGERGTGALSAIKTRAPVVGGNFGVWGGLFSTFDCAVKAVRKREDPWNAIIAGFFTGGALAIRGGWRHTRNSAITCAALLGVFEGVGLMFQRYAAWQAKPMAPPLPDQQQPMQA; this is encoded by the coding sequence ATGTCAGCAGATCATTCTAGGGACCCATGTCCAATTGTGATTCTAAATGATTTTGGTGGTGCCTTTGCAATGGGTGTGATTGGTGGTTGTGTTTGGCATGGTATAAAAGGGTTTAGGAATTCTCCACTCGGAGAACGTGGTACGGGTGCTTTGAGCGCGATTAAAACAAGGGCGCCTGTGGTCGGTGGTAATTTTGGTGTATGGGGTGGTTTATTCTCAACTTTTGATTGTGCAGTTAAGGCTGTTAGAAAGAGAGAAGACCCATGGAATGCCATTATTGCTGGTTTTTTTACAGGTGGTGCGTTGGCGATTAGAGGAGGGTGGAGGCACACCAGAAATAGTGCTATTACATGTGCTGCGTTATTGGGTGTATTTGAAGGTGTAGGATTGATGTTTCAAAGATACGCTGCTTGGCAAGCCAAGCCCATGGCGCCACCGCTGCCCgatcaacaacaaccaatGCAGGCTTGA
- the RPB4 gene encoding DNA-directed RNA polymerase II subunit RPB4 (similar to Ashbya gossypii ACR250W) has translation MNISTSTILTKRHGLKKVIEEENAATLQLGEEFQLKQINHQGQEEDLIALNLSEARLVIKEALQHRRQLFKKWNHQDAIDVDDEQDQDLHNQTQEKELQSIDKLLEKTTGGQNQALKQTMIYLTNFSRFRDQETVTAVTQLLQSTGLHPFEVAQLGSLSCEDADEAKTLIPSLNNKISDEDLERILKELSNLETLY, from the coding sequence ATGAATATTTCTACTTCAACTATTTTGACCAAGAGACATGGTTTGAAAAAGGTAATAGAGGAGGAGAATGCCGCAACGTTGCAGTTAGGAGAAGAATTTCAATTAAAGCAAATAAACCACCAGGGTCAAGAAGAGGATCTTATTGCGTTGAATTTGAGTGAAGCTAGGTTGGTGATTAAGGAAGCGTTGCAGCATCGCAGACAGTTGTTTAAAAAGTGGAACCATCAGGATGCGATTGATGTGGATGACGAGCAAGATCAGGACCTGCACAATCAAACACAGGAGAAAGAGTTACAGTCGATAGATAAACTGCTGGAGAAGACAACTGGCGGTCAAAACCAGGCGTTAAAACAGACTATGATTTATTTGACGAATTTTTCTCGTTTCAGGGACCAGGAGACAGTGACGGCAGTGACACAGTTACTGCAGTCAACTGGGCTGCATCCGTTTGAGGTTGCCCAGCTAGGCTCTTTATCATGTGAAGATGCGGATGAGGCCAAGACTCTGATTCCTAGTCTGAATAACAAGATTTCGGATGAAGATCTTGAGAGGATTTTGAAGGAATTATCGAATTTAGAGACGTTGTATTGA
- the YUR1 gene encoding mannosyltransferase YUR1 (similar to Ashbya gossypii ACR251C), translated as MRNRFCIVLAVFCAYLFSQVFYDSLWKLRSYTSLDEVYFTKSNEVLHKFDHIRRYDLDIGNPKLASNSYIDNVTVLHKGPPLSGPKFTRENATLLMLCRNWELNGVLKSMRSLEDKFNRNYNYDWVFLNDVPFDQEFMEQTSAMASGETYYGLIPEEDWNVPDWIDKHKFQNALIMMDQQGVLYGGSRSYRNMCRFNSGFFFRQKLLQNYDYYFRVEPHVEYFCDFPYDPFKFMRERNKKYGFVITLFEYEDTVPTLWETVEEFIALYPELVDFKTNAYQFISQSTELNERELTTSPATDYNLCHFWTNFEIGDLNFFRSERYLKFFEYLDQKGGFYYERWGDAPVHSIAVALLMKTDEIHHFDDIGYYHAPYGTCPRSHGARLAQRCVCDTEPSKQNIDLQPFSCLPLWWKNGGGKYFMG; from the coding sequence ATGAGGAATAGATTTTGCATTGTACTGGCTGTGTTTTGTGCATATTTGTTCAGTCAGGTATTTTATGATTCTCTATGGAAACTAAGGTCTTACACTTCGCTTGACGAAGtatattttacaaaatCTAACGAAGTGTTGCATAAATTCGACCACATAAGGAGATATGATTTAGATATTGGAAATCCTAAATTGGCATCCAACTCTTACATTGACAACGTTACGGTATTGCATAAGGGACCTCCGCTGAGCGGTCCAAAATTTACCAGAGAGAATGCTACATTATTAATGCTCTGTCGTAACTGGGAGCTCAATGGAGTATTAAAGTCAATGAGGTCATTAGAAGATAAATTTAATAGAAATTACAACTACGACTGGGTTTTTTTGAACGATGTACCATTTGATCAAGAATTTATGGAACAGACAAGTGCGATGGCGAGTGGGGAGACGTATTACGGTCTCATTCCTGAGGAAGACTGGAATGTTCCAGATTGGATTGATAAACataaattccaaaatgCATTAATTATGATGGATCAGCAAGGAGTACTATATGGTGGTTCGAGATCTTACAGGAATATGTGTCGATTTAATTCAGGCTTCTTTTTCAGGCAGAAGTTATTGCAAAACTATGATTACTACTTTCGGGTAGAGCCTCATGTAGAGTACTTCTGTGACTTTCCTTATGATCCTTTCAAGTTTATGAGAGAGAGAAACAAAAAGTATGGTTTTGTGATAACCTTGTTTGAATATGAGGATACTGTTCCAACACTGTGGGAGACCGTCGAAGAGTTCATAGCGTTATACCCTGAACTGGTGGACTTTAAAACTAATGCTTACCAATTTATCTCACAGTCCACTGAATTAAATGAGCGAGAACTCACAACGTCACCTGCAACAGATTATAACCTGTGCCACTTCTGGACCAACTTCGAAATTGGAGACTTAAATTTCTTTCGGAGTGAAAGgtatttgaagttctttGAATACTTGGACCAAAAAGGTGGGTTTTACTATGAGAGATGGGGGGATGCTCCAGTTCATTCCATAGCAGTCGcattgttgatgaaaacaGATGAAATCCATCATTTCGACGATATAGGATATTACCATGCACCTTATGGAACGTGTCCTAGGTCTCACGGAGCCAGGCTGGCGCAGAGGTGCGTCTGTGACACGGAGccttcaaaacaaaatatagACCTCCAACCATTTAGTTGCCTCCCCTTGTGGTGGAAAAATGGCGGtggaaaatatttcatGGGGTAA
- the UTP30 gene encoding Utp30p (similar to Ashbya gossypii ACR252C) — translation MSIQLDRIRTAEALHTILKQCGSDPQLVRDSHIHLVITTSKPIGIKNDHIPRIIPLNHCKLSKPSDMRILLVVKDPSTFYRNSLKADESTAEMFADIISVKNLKTKYKGSKLNKLFKDYDMVMADYCVHHLLPHILGSAFYKSNRKIPFMLQMSRQVKKPRTKMVQECDTKYIRAQVRSICKNTWYVPNPDNCLTVRIGNVGVHKPDEMTYNIQDIINFLCDKSKRPQGGCIRGGIDSLFIKTSNSTSLPIYKRAKSTTDMDIVPKL, via the coding sequence ATGTCCATCCAACTCGATAGAATTCGAACGGCGGAAGCCTTGCATACTATTTTGAAGCAATGTGGATCGGATCCTCAACTTGTACGTGACTCCCATATACATCTCGTTATCACTACTAGTAAACCCATTGGCATTAAGAACGATCATATCCCACGTATTATCCCATTGAACCATTGTAAACTATCGAAGCCATCTGATATGCGTATTCTTCTGGTTGTCAAGGATCCTAGCACTTTCTATCGCAACTCTTTAAAGGCAGATGAATCAACTGCAGAGATGTTTGCAGATATCATCAGTGTTAAGAacttgaaaacaaaatacaaaGGATCTAAATTAAACAAGTTATTCAAAGATTACGATATGGTCATGGCAGACTACTGCGTTCACCATCTACTTCCTCATATTCTCGGCTCTGCATTTTACAAGTCTAACAGAAAGATACCGTTCATGCTACAGATGTCTCGCCAGGTGAAGAAGCCACGAACTAAGATGGTTCAAGAATGTgatacaaaatatatacgGGCCCAGGTTAGGAGCATATGCAAAAATACATGGTATGTTCCTAACCCAGACAATTGTTTAACAGTACGTATTGGTAATGTCGGCGTCCACAAGCCCGATGAGATGACTTATAATATCCaggatattattaacttcCTCTGTGATAAAAGTAAAAGGCCCCAAGGAGGATGTATACGTGGTGGTATAGATTCGTTATTTATTAAGACCAGTAATAGTACCAGTCTTCCTATTTATAAAAGAGCCAAAAGCACAACTGATATGGACATTGTGCCCAAGTTATAG
- a CDS encoding uncharacterized protein (similar to Ashbya gossypii ACR253C), translated as MSEGITNPENSEIQTNYDKIVHKFDELKLKEVLLRGIYGYGFVDPSAIQQRAILPIIEGHDVLAQAQSGTGKTGTFSIAALQRIDESIKSPQALILAPTRELALQIQKVVMALALHMDVKVHACIGGTDPREDAEALRAGAQIVVGTPGRVFDMIERRFFKTDHIKMFILDEADEMLSSGFKEQIYKIFTMLPPTTQVVLLSATMPKEVLDVTDKFMNKPVRILVKKDALTLEGIQQYFINVESEEYKYDCLSDLYDSISVTQAVIFCNTRRKVEELTKRLTEDDFTVSAIYSDLPQAQRDTIMKEFRTGSSRILISTDLLARGIDVQQVSLVINYDLPNNKENYIHRIGRGGRFGRKGVAINLVTSRDVGDMRELEKFYSTQIEELPANIADLFD; from the coding sequence ATGTCCGAAGGTATTACAAACCCAGAAAACTCTGAAATTCAAACCAATTACGACAAGATCGTTCACAAGTTCGATGAGTTAAAGTTGAAGGAAGTGTTGTTGAGAGGTATTTACGGTTACGGTTTCGTGGACCCATCTGCTATCCAACAACGTGCTATTTTGCCAATTATTGAAGGCCACGATGTTTTGGCTCAAGCTCAATCTGGTACCGGTAAGACTGGTACTTTCTCCATTGCGGCTTTGCAAAGAATCGATGAGAGCATCAAGTCTCCACAAGCTTTGATCTTGGCTCCTACCAGAGAGTTGGCATTGCAAATCCAAAAGGTTGTGATGGCTCTAGCTTTACACATGGATGTTAAGGTTCATGCCTGTATCGGTGGTACTGATCCAAGAGAAGATGCTGAAGCTTTAAGAGCTGGTGCTCAAATCGTTGTTGGTACTCCAGGTCGTGTGTTTGACATGATTGAAAGAAGATTTTTCAAGACCGACCATATCAAGATGTTTATCCTAGATGAGGCTGATGAGATGTTGTCTTCTGGCTTCAAGGAGCAAATTTACAAGATTTTCACTATGCTTCCACCAACCACCCAAGTTGTCTTGCTATCCGCTACTATGCCAAAGGAAGTTTTGGATGTCACTGACAAGTTCATGAACAAACCGGTTAGAATTTTGGTTAAGAAAGACGCGTTAACTTTGGAAGGTATCCAGcaatatttcatcaacGTGGAAAGCGAAGAATACAAGTACGACTGTTTGTCTGACTTATATGATTCTATATCTGTCACTCAAGCCGTTATCTTCTGTAACACCAGAAGAAAGGTTGAGGAGTTGACTAAGAGACTAACTGAAGACGACTTTACTGTCTCTGCTATCTACTCTGACTTGCCACAAGCTCAAAGAGACACCATTATGAAGGAATTTAGAACTGGTTCTTCCAGAATTTTGATATCCACCGATTTGTTGGCTAGAGGTATCGATGTTCAACAAGTCTCCTTGGTTATTAACTACGACTTGCCAAACAACAAGGAAAACTATATTCACAGAATTGGTAGAGGTGGTCGTTTCGGTAGAAAGGGTGTTGCCATCAACTTGGTTACTTCCAGAGACGTCGGTGACATGagagaattggaaaaattcTACTCTACTCAAATCGAAGAATTGCCAGCCAACATTGCTGACTTGTTTGACTAA